A genomic window from Polaribacter gangjinensis includes:
- a CDS encoding energy transducer TonB → MIDIKKNPRAVIENYSKIFFQIGLVLTLVIINFMMEYKTYDSDSSSRLGIVTMKEEMKEDIPIVMQQELPPPPPTAPVVMEQIKVVEDDLKIEESIIESTETDEKTAVFKSNTEIVEVREREEIIEDIPFVLIEDVPVFPGCKGNNAELKKCFSDKVTAFFGKNFDPALTQELGLAPGKKKIYVVFKINNKGKVGTVNARAPHPLLEKEVTRIITSLPEMKPGRQRGMPVTVTYSLPISIMVEE, encoded by the coding sequence ATGATTGATATTAAAAAAAATCCAAGAGCTGTCATAGAAAACTACAGCAAAATTTTCTTTCAAATTGGATTGGTATTGACTTTGGTAATTATCAATTTTATGATGGAATATAAGACTTATGACTCAGATAGCAGCAGCAGATTAGGCATTGTAACCATGAAAGAAGAAATGAAAGAAGACATTCCTATTGTTATGCAACAAGAATTGCCTCCACCACCACCAACTGCTCCTGTTGTTATGGAACAAATTAAAGTTGTTGAAGATGATTTAAAAATTGAAGAATCAATTATAGAATCTACAGAGACTGATGAGAAAACAGCTGTCTTCAAATCCAATACAGAAATAGTAGAAGTACGTGAAAGAGAAGAAATAATTGAAGATATTCCTTTTGTGTTGATTGAAGATGTTCCTGTTTTTCCTGGTTGTAAAGGAAATAACGCCGAACTTAAAAAATGTTTTTCTGATAAAGTAACTGCATTTTTTGGTAAAAATTTCGATCCTGCGTTGACACAAGAATTAGGTTTGGCTCCAGGGAAAAAGAAAATTTATGTAGTTTTTAAAATCAACAATAAAGGAAAAGTTGGAACCGTAAACGCTAGAGCTCCTCATCCTTTATTAGAAAAAGAAGTTACTAGAATTATAACTTCTTTACCAGAAATGAAACCCGGAAGACAAAGAGGAATGCCAGTAACAGTTACTTATAGTTTACCGATTTCAATTATGGTTGAAGAGTAA
- a CDS encoding DUF3109 family protein: MFQLGKTIVSEEILEKDFVCNLSACKGACCIDGEAGAPLDEEETKILTEIYPKVKPYLRKKGIEAIEKQGAFVTNEWGEFETPLIDGKDCAYVIFDKNKTALCAIEEAYNQGDVTWKKPVSCHLYPIRVKDYSEFAAVNYHKWEICDDACTLGKELQVPVYKFVKQALVRKFGQNWYDELEKVAEKYKS; this comes from the coding sequence ATGTTTCAATTAGGAAAAACAATCGTTTCAGAAGAAATTCTTGAAAAAGACTTTGTTTGCAATCTTTCAGCTTGCAAAGGAGCTTGCTGTATAGATGGCGAAGCAGGCGCACCTTTAGATGAAGAAGAAACCAAAATACTTACAGAAATTTATCCAAAAGTAAAACCTTATTTAAGAAAAAAAGGTATTGAAGCCATTGAAAAACAAGGTGCATTTGTAACCAATGAATGGGGAGAATTTGAAACTCCTTTGATTGATGGAAAAGATTGCGCATATGTAATTTTTGATAAAAACAAAACTGCTCTTTGCGCCATTGAAGAGGCATATAATCAAGGTGATGTAACTTGGAAAAAACCTGTATCTTGTCATTTATATCCAATAAGAGTCAAAGATTATAGCGAATTTGCAGCTGTTAATTACCATAAATGGGAAATTTGTGATGATGCATGCACTTTAGGAAAAGAATTGCAAGTGCCTGTTTATAAATTTGTTAAACAAGCATTAGTCCGAAAATTTGGGCAAAACTGGTATGATGAATTGGAAAAAGTGGCTGAGAAATATAAAAGTTAG
- the deoC gene encoding deoxyribose-phosphate aldolase — protein MDINQYLDATYLKTPQQAGISEEENLQNVTTLLNEAVQFGYKLVMIRANYIPLAKDFLKQHHSNSLIGTVIGFHEGNYSLQTKLAEAKHAINLGADELDFVINYEAFKKGNINLIKEEVLQGTKICLENQKVVKWIIEVAALTSDEICAISKLIKEIVLENFGMEATKKVFVKSSTGFFKTEHNLPNGATFETMKLMIENAKPLQIKAAGGVRDYETAVKMITLGVDRIGTSSSKEICTNAISSKNSGY, from the coding sequence ATGGATATCAATCAATATTTAGACGCTACTTATTTAAAAACTCCTCAACAAGCAGGAATTTCTGAAGAAGAAAATTTACAAAATGTAACAACTCTTTTAAATGAGGCTGTTCAGTTTGGGTATAAATTGGTAATGATTCGCGCCAATTATATTCCATTGGCAAAAGATTTTTTAAAACAACATCATTCTAATTCACTCATTGGTACTGTGATTGGTTTTCATGAAGGAAACTATTCCTTACAAACCAAATTAGCGGAAGCAAAACACGCTATTAATTTAGGTGCAGATGAATTAGATTTTGTCATCAACTATGAAGCTTTTAAAAAAGGGAATATCAATTTGATAAAAGAGGAAGTTTTACAAGGCACAAAAATCTGCTTAGAGAATCAAAAAGTAGTAAAATGGATTATTGAAGTTGCTGCTTTAACTTCGGATGAAATTTGTGCAATTTCAAAACTAATCAAAGAAATTGTTTTAGAGAATTTTGGAATGGAAGCTACAAAAAAAGTCTTCGTAAAATCATCTACAGGATTTTTTAAAACCGAACATAATTTGCCAAATGGTGCTACTTTTGAAACGATGAAATTGATGATTGAAAACGCAAAACCATTGCAAATAAAAGCTGCAGGTGGAGTTCGTGATTATGAAACTGCTGTAAAAATGATTACTTTAGGAGTTGACAGAATTGGTACTTCATCATCCAAAGAAATTTGTACAAACGCAATATCTTCAAAAAATTCAGGTTATTAA
- a CDS encoding FAD-dependent oxidoreductase, which translates to MIFDALIIGGGVSGMQCALVLGSANNKPFAQHKRIGIVMHQRASHLETALFNNVLGLQPNTLGKDILIQGKEQLKNLYPNVNQIENEKVISIEQVDETYHIKTNKNQYQSFIVVIALNYAKPFTIDGLDEFIIPHEKSATEKERIQLKNENHLIKKGLYCCGTIAGFRSQFAIAAGSGAQVATDILTSWNGGNHVKIHDKI; encoded by the coding sequence ATGATTTTTGATGCTTTGATTATTGGTGGTGGCGTTTCTGGAATGCAATGTGCCCTAGTTTTAGGTTCCGCAAATAACAAACCTTTTGCTCAACATAAGCGAATTGGAATTGTAATGCATCAAAGAGCATCTCATTTAGAAACTGCACTTTTTAATAATGTTTTAGGACTACAGCCTAATACACTTGGAAAAGATATCTTAATTCAAGGGAAAGAACAGTTGAAAAATTTGTATCCAAATGTGAATCAAATTGAGAATGAAAAAGTTATTTCGATTGAGCAAGTTGATGAAACTTATCACATCAAAACCAACAAAAACCAATATCAATCATTCATTGTAGTGATTGCTTTAAACTATGCAAAACCGTTTACTATTGATGGTTTGGATGAGTTTATAATTCCACATGAAAAATCAGCTACTGAAAAGGAAAGAATTCAACTGAAAAACGAAAATCACCTCATCAAAAAAGGCTTATATTGTTGCGGAACCATTGCTGGTTTTCGAAGCCAATTTGCTATTGCCGCAGGAAGTGGAGCCCAAGTTGCTACCGATATTTTGACATCTTGGAATGGTGGAAATCACGTTAAAATTCATGATAAAATATGA
- a CDS encoding MarC family protein, producing MNFNFKEIFTAFMVLFAVIDIVGNIPIIIDLRKKAGHIQSEKASVIAAFIMIFFLFLGQSLLKLIGIDVYSFAVAGSFILFFIALEMILGITLYKDDGSSQNLTATVFPLAFPLIAGPGSLTTLLSLRAEFELENIIVAVFFNVIVIYIVLKTSSKIERLIGPSGIQIIRKIFGVVLLAIAVKLFAHNIKGLFL from the coding sequence ATGAACTTTAACTTCAAAGAAATCTTTACAGCATTTATGGTTTTATTTGCGGTGATTGATATTGTTGGAAATATTCCAATCATTATTGATTTACGCAAAAAAGCGGGGCATATTCAATCAGAAAAAGCCTCTGTAATTGCTGCATTTATTATGATTTTCTTTCTTTTTTTAGGTCAAAGTTTATTGAAATTAATAGGAATTGATGTCTATTCGTTTGCAGTTGCTGGATCATTTATTTTGTTTTTTATTGCACTTGAAATGATTTTAGGAATCACTTTATACAAAGACGATGGAAGCTCTCAAAACCTAACTGCAACTGTTTTTCCTTTAGCTTTTCCTTTAATTGCAGGTCCTGGAAGTTTAACTACATTACTTTCATTAAGAGCCGAATTTGAATTAGAAAATATCATTGTTGCGGTTTTTTTTAATGTAATAGTGATTTATATTGTGCTAAAAACATCGTCTAAAATTGAACGTTTAATAGGTCCTTCTGGCATCCAAATTATCAGAAAAATATTTGGTGTTGTTTTACTTGCTATTGCCGTAAAATTGTTTGCTCATAATATAAAAGGACTGTTTTTATAA
- a CDS encoding energy transducer TonB: protein MKNLKKVPTKQLEKFSTIFTQLGLVLVLFIVFVTLEYESEQKVLGVKDLNFQEIVKITPNEIFEFVREPKQSPKNVKPANDVFLTDEKLNKVDNNTVETVFDFPKEKESNQLDINTLVTLDEPKDEEPEIVPFINIEFAPIFKGCEGLSKEENKKCFDKKMNQFVQKNFDSQIATDIGLRSGKYKIYTQFVIDNKGNVVDIQIRAPHAKLTKETQDLIEKLPKFTPGKQREKPVKVKYTLPISFQVD from the coding sequence ATGAAAAATCTAAAAAAAGTACCCACAAAACAACTCGAAAAATTTTCAACTATTTTCACACAATTAGGACTGGTATTGGTTCTGTTTATCGTCTTTGTAACATTAGAATATGAATCTGAGCAAAAAGTTCTTGGAGTCAAAGATTTGAATTTTCAAGAAATTGTAAAAATTACACCAAATGAGATATTTGAATTCGTAAGAGAACCCAAACAGTCGCCAAAGAATGTTAAACCCGCAAATGATGTTTTTTTAACTGATGAAAAATTGAATAAAGTTGATAACAATACTGTTGAGACGGTTTTTGACTTTCCTAAGGAAAAAGAATCAAATCAATTAGACATAAATACTTTAGTTACTTTAGATGAGCCAAAAGATGAAGAACCAGAAATAGTACCTTTTATTAACATAGAGTTTGCCCCCATTTTTAAAGGCTGTGAAGGCTTATCAAAAGAAGAAAACAAAAAATGTTTTGATAAGAAAATGAATCAATTTGTACAAAAGAATTTTGATTCACAAATAGCAACAGATATTGGTTTGCGTTCAGGGAAATATAAAATTTACACGCAATTTGTAATTGACAATAAAGGAAATGTTGTTGATATTCAAATTAGAGCTCCACACGCAAAACTTACTAAAGAAACTCAAGATTTAATTGAAAAACTTCCAAAATTTACACCCGGAAAACAAAGAGAGAAACCCGTAAAAGTGAAATATACGTTGCCAATTTCTTTTCAAGTAGATTAA